The sequence below is a genomic window from Croceicoccus marinus.
CGTTCCTGCGCGCGCATTTCGGCAGCTTTGCCGATTATCTCTACCGCGCAGCCCGCGGCGTGGACCTGCGCGAGGTGCGGTCGCACCGCATCCGCAAGTCCCTGGGCGGCGAGCGCACATTCCACCAGGATCTGTCCGCCCCTGCCGAACTGCGCGAGGCGATGGACAATATCGTCGACATCGTCTGGGACCGGATCGAAAAGGGCGAGGTGCGCGGGCGCACGGTCACGCTGAAGCTGAAATACAATGATTTCCAGATCGCCAGCCGTGCGCGGTCGATCCCGCAATTCGTCGGCGGCAAGGCTGAATTCGCCGCGATCGGCCAAGGCCTACTGGCCGACATGATGCCGCTGCCGCGCCCGATCCGGCTGATGGGGCTGACGCTGTCGAAGCTGGAGGGCGTACAGCCCAGGAAGCGCGGGGACGAAACCCGCCAGCTCGACCTGCTCTAGCCGCGATGCGTCAGCGCCGCCTCGACATAGCGCCGCGCCCATTCCGACATGGCAGCGGGCAGCGCATCGGGCGCGAAGAAGCGCGCCTCGGCGATCTCGCGGTTGTCGATGCGAAAGGCGCCTTCGACCCGGGCCAGGAACACGATGACGTCATTGCTCGCGCCGTGCATTTCCACCGGCTCGCGCAGGACCCGGGCAAGCTCGTGCGCCTTCAGCCCGACTTCCTCTTCCAGCTCGCGCGCGGCGGCCTGTTCGTGCGATTCGCCCTTGTCGACCCCGCCCGTCACCAGCTGCCATTCGCCCCTGGCGCGGTAGCTGTGCCGCACCATCAACACATGGCCGTCGGCGTTCAGCGGCACCAGCGCGCAGCCGCGCAGTTGCGGCTTGCGCCAGCGCCACCAGATCCGCCGCGCCCGCTCGCCCAGCTTGAGCG
It includes:
- a CDS encoding NUDIX domain-containing protein — encoded protein: MPDIPLAGLMPPAVHRLALKLGERARRIWWRWRKPQLRGCALVPLNADGHVLMVRHSYRARGEWQLVTGGVDKGESHEQAAARELEEEVGLKAHELARVLREPVEMHGASNDVIVFLARVEGAFRIDNREIAEARFFAPDALPAAMSEWARRYVEAALTHRG